The Opitutales bacterium region CCTTCGCCATCATGGCACGCGCTTGGGCAGCTACGCGCAGATCTTGAGGACTTGGATCTGAAGGTGCCGTCGCAGCAGAGATAATCTGTTGCGCCTTTTGCAAAGTCTCTTAGGGCGTTGAACCCTCCGAAGTATCTATCTGAACAGACCCACCTACGGCATAGGCTTTGCCATCGGGTCCGACTTGATACTGAAGCTGCATGCCACCACGAGCCAGAGACCCAGCAGCAGCGAGATGCGCCATCTCATGAGACCGCACCTCGTTATCTCGCTGTTCCAAATCGCCCACTGCATCACCGCTACGAGCACCGCCGTTAGCCTTAGATATGAATTCGTTTAGACCGTTAAGACCACTAGCACGCTCTGATCCGAGACCCGTGTCAAATTCCTGCCCAGTCACATATCCAAAACGAGCCAAGCCCGGCTGAATCTGGAGTGGGTCTTGATAGTAGGGATTTCCGTCTGGATCTGCCTGCCGAGCATTAGTCTGAGAATCTAGGACTTGCTTTGCACCGTCGTTAGACTGGCTAGATTTGATACCATCCGCAGGTCCGCTTTGACCGTAAGGATTGGAGTAATCGTAGCTCGTATATGCTCCTGTGATTTGCACCAAAAAACTATTCAGAGATAATGTGGAAGACGCGTTGTAGACGGAGCAATTCTAGAATGGAGATCACATTGCTCTGACTCGTATGTAGCTCAATGGCCTCGTTTACTTCGGCGATTTTTTTCTGAACCGCCAGTAAAGCTCCTATGCCTGAGCTGTCGATAAATGCTACATCACCCATGAAGATCCTCACTCTTTCTATACTATTTTCCCATGCCTCTTCTAGCTGAGCCTGGAATACAGGCACGCGTGCCGCGTCAAACTTTGGGACTGAAAGGTGAACGTCGAGTAGCGTGCCATTGGCTCCTAGCTCAAAATCATATTCCTGGGTGGTACTCATGAGGTCATAAAATGTGTCGACAAGCCAACGCCCAAGTTAAAGTTTTCTGCTATGGCATTGTCGGTTTCTGAGTCTGTATCGCGCGGAAAACGTATGATCCTGCCTGCTACCCTGGAAGCCATAGACCCAGCTCGCGACGCTTTTGAAGATTTTTTAAATGATGCTGGCATTTCACACGAGGACTGCCACGCGTGGCTCTTGATATTCACCGAGGCGATTGTAAACGCAATCCGCCATGGTTCGAACCTAGATCCTGAGAAGATTGTTTCTATTAGTTGGAATCAGGAAGGCGATGTAGTCACGGTCGCGATCCAGGACTCGGGAAACGGACCGCCAGCCAACAGGCTAAATGAGCTCGAACTAGAAGATGACGGGAATCCAGAGTCCACCTCTGGCCGCGGTCTGTTCCTCATCCATCACTTTTGTGACCGCCTTGAACACTGGAATGGACCTCAAGGTTATCAACAGGTCCTCTACAAACGCCACCCGGGCATTCCAGCTCCGACAGATGGAAGTGACCAGGACGGTATCCTCGAACAAGCATTAGCCGAGATCTCCTTGTGCTATGAGAGCCTTGCAGCATTTTATCGCTTGGGCGATGCGCTCATTCACTCAAATACAATCGCTTCGTTTATCGAGAAGGCCTTGAAGGACTTGAAGCATGTTGTTCCAGCTGACGATTACATCCTTTCTTACTCAAGCGCACTGCAGCAGTCGATTCGGGATGAGTTAAACACCATCCCCGGAAGCCAGCTCTCCACTGATGAGAATGATCCGGAATGTGTCAGAGAGGCACTCAAAAAAGAGCTGGACATCATATGGGATGCAGAGGATCCAGAACGATTTCGTTTGGAGAATAATGATACGAGCTACCAGTCGGGATCGTGCATACCGATTCGGGCAGGAGATACCACGCTCGGCGCACTCACATGGCTAAGAACGGAATCTTATATGCCTTTTAATGCTGCTCAGATCAATACGCTTCGTACCTTCTCAGATTTGTTTGGAATAGCCATCGCCAACGCAAACCATGCCGTTGTGCGAAGCCGAGAAAACCAGGCACTCAAGGAGCTTGAGATCGCATCAACCATTCAAAATACTCTCCTCCCGACTCGGGTTCCAGATGACTATGATGCATCCAGATTGATTGTCCGGCGTGTAAGCGCACGCGAAGTGTCCGGTGATTACGCCGAAGCACTCTATTCACCGAATGGCTCCCTTCATCTCGTCATCGTTGATGTAATGGGAAAAGGAGTCTCGGCGGCATTCCTAGCGGTGATGATACGCACTGCAACTCGTATCCTCCTTGAGAATGATCTTAGTTTGACTGACCTCAGCCAAAAACTAAACAGAATCGTCTGCAGTCTGGTAGGAGAGATGACGCTATTCGCTACGGTCGCAGTCGCGAAAGTTGATGCTATCTCCGGTCGTATTGACGTAATCAATGCAGGTCACTCAAACGTCCTTTTATTTCCCAGAGATCAAGGCGAACCTTACGGAGTTTCTCCATCAGGCCCACCCATGGGCATCTTCGATGACTCGGTATATCCAGTGGAGTCTTTCAATCGCCTGGATATATCCAGCATCATCCTTGTTACTGATGGTCTATTTGAGTGGGAGACGAATGACGAGATCTGGGGCTGGGACGCATTCTACGATTTCACCCTTGAGCACATCGATGACGAGCCAGATGTATTCTGGACTCGAATACAAACACACATAAGCCAATATTCTTCGCCTCAATCACTTGCGGACGACCAAACCTGCATAATATGGAAGAACAAGAAAAATTGACGATTCTCGTTGCTGAAGACGATCCAGTCATGGCAAAGCTACTGGAGTTCAATCTAATGCGTGAATCGTACTCTGTTGTCATTTGTCGGGACGGCCGCGATGTTTTGACGAGGATCGAAAGTATCCGACCTGCTCTGATATTACTCGACTATGTTATGCCTGGAGCAACAGGAATGGATATTCTCAACGAACTCAGGATTAGAGAACATTTGACCAACATCCCAGTGCTCATGGTTACTGGTCAAGGGAGAGAGACCGTTAAAAATAGCCTCTTGAATGCCGGCGCACGTGCCGTTTTCACTAAACCCTTCAGCACGATAGAGTTGTTGCAAGAAATTCGTAATCAGCTGGCTACATCACCCACGTGATCTAAGCTATGTAAGCGTTTTGTTTTAATTATCGGATACATGTCCGACTACACCCTGTATCAATGATCGATACAGTGATGCTAGCCGATTCCAACATTCCATTTATTGACGATAGCCAACTCACGCCAATCGTTGGAGACGACCTCGATAGCGCCGGGCCGCTTCTTATTGAGTTAATTTCTCTCTTCGAAGAGGAAAATCATCCAAAACTCGCCGAAATCAGAGAAGCTTGTGGTAAGCGAGACCTCCCAGCGTTGGCGCGACACATACACTTTGTAGCAGGCAGCTCGGGTAATATGGGCTTACAACGCTTGTCCATGTTATGCCGTTCTATAGAGAAACGATGCCACCAAGGGGACCAAACACTTGATCTGGATGAAGTCTTTGCGAGTGTTCATTCGACATTTAGTAACTCGTTGGAGTCGTTTCACGCACGATTCACGGCGTAAAACGACAAGCCTCTTCATCCTCATTAATCAGCGAGAGAAGTATATTGTTGTCCTAGGCTTGTTCGTTCCTAGCTAAGATCTCACCGCGTTGGTCCTCATCTATTTTCACATAGTAGTCACTGTAAGCGCTATCGTAGTAGTGGGAATAGTAGTAAGAGGAAATATTCAGGCCTATATTATTAAGAATTGCGCCGAAAACAGGTGTATTGGAATCCAACAGTCGACGCACATTCATCTTGGCGCTGCGTCGCTTAACGGTATTAAATTTGATTACGTAGATCAGGCCATCCGCATGACCCAAGAGATTAAGAGTATCAGAGACAGCGGCCAGCGGCGGTGTATCGACGATTATTTTTGTATATTGCTTCCTAAGATCTGTAAATAACTCCTCTATGCGGGGACTGTTCAGGATCTGCGTCGGATTCTTCGCCTTGGCCCCAGCCGGCAATACGTCAAGATTCGGATAAAGCTCCTTTACGATACACTTATCTAGATCGTCACCTTGTTCGAAGTGCGTAACAATACCATGCGATACTTCCATTTCGAGAGACTTGGCAACATTGGGAAGCCGAAGGTCGCCGTCTAGAAGCAAGACTTTTTCACCGTGAGTGGCGTAAGTGAGCGCAAGATTGGTTGAGCAAAATGACTTCCCTTCACTGGGGACAGTCGACGTTGTGATAATTACCTGAGCATCTCGGCTATCTTCATTCAAGCGAAGTGTGGAGTGAATAGACCTAAACGCCTCTGTCACATGCCGGTCATGATTACCCGCTGCAGCCTGTGGCTTCTCTGATGCATCTAAGCGCTTGATCCGGGGAACAATACCAACCAGCGGCACGCCTACGACTGCCTCGATGTCAAAAGCAGTTTTCACTTTGTCATCTAGAAAAGCGAGTAGGAAAACCAAGCCCAAACCAGCGGCTCCACCTCCAACGAGGCCCAAAGCAATATTCAGCAAGGGCTTCGGCGACGATGGTGATACAGGGGGCCGCGCTCGATCGACGATGCGAGCATTTGGATTCTTGATATTAACCTGTGTGCTTTCCTGGGAATATCGGGCAACAAGATCCTGATAAAACAATTCTTGAACGCGAAGGTCCGACTCTAGTGACTCATACTCAACCTTGAGTTTAGATAACTCGATCAACTCAGTCTCTTGGGCTTGAAGGCGTTGTTGAGCCGACTCGTAATTATTCTGGGTCTGCTCGTATGCCGAAAATGCCTCTCTCACGGCCGTCTCCAAAGCTCGATCGAGCTCAACTTCGGACTCTCTCAAAGCCTCGCGAGCCGCAATCATCTTTGGGTTTTTGTCCCGATAACGCTTCGCAAGAGTGGAAATCTCGATTTTGTTAGCGGACACTATACTGAGCAACTCAGCGACGCGTTGATTTTGAGCGATAAACGTAACCTCCCAAAGATCTTGGCTTTCTTTTTGATACTCCTGGATCTGTTCCCAGAGAGTGAGGGCTCTATCATAATCACTTTTTGCTGAAACCACCAAGTCGTTGATGCGGACAAGTTCCTGGATCGCGATATTCTCTTCGCTGTCCAAGGAAACTGAATTGTAACGCTCGCGAAAGTCAGCTAACTCACGACGAAGTCGTTCTACCTCCGAGCGCTGTTGTGCCGCTTTGACTTTGAGGTCCTCAACAGCTTTCATAGACGTGTCGATACTGCGTGACAAATTATAGCTTATAAATTCTTCCGCAAATAAGTTCGCGACGCGTGCCGCCATATCCTGATCTGGGTGTCGATAACTAATTCCCACCATCAAGCTCAGTCTGAACGGGGTTACTTCTCTGTTATCTCCGAGAACTGACAAGGGAGTCACCGGCCCAGACATGAAGCTATTTTGGTAAGGCCCAAGAAATCGCTGGCGTTCATCTGGCGTCATCCGTTGTTCTACCTTTTCGATGATTGCGATACTCTCAAGGAGACCCACTTGAGTATTCAGGTCTTCCGCGCTACGGATCTCGTTGATATCTAAATCAATAGCCTGATTCCCTAAGGCGTTTGGATCATCCCTCAAGATCTCAACCGTCGCTATCGACTCATAAATCGGGGTAGCATTATAGGTATAGAGAATTGAAGAGGAGAGGACCAGAGCGAAGGTAACGATAAAATACCATATCCGCTCGCGGAACATTACCAAATAATCCTTGATCGATCGATGGGGAGTCTTTTCTCCCGCGCCATAGCCACCATAACCATAGCCAGGGCCTTGGGCACCATATTGAGCATATCCGTAACCATATCCATATCCGTAACCGCTTTGATCACGACTCGACCTGTTTGAACCACCCTGTTCGGGGGGTCGATTAGGCTGGGGATACTGAGGAGGAATGTTTGTCATAGAGGATGTTAAAAATTAAAATACACGTTCGGGGACGAAGAGAGTATCTCCGTCTTCAAGAGGAAAGTCTCTTGATTGGGGGTCAGAGAGAATGCGTTCCATATTAAGCTCACGAGAAATAACTTCGCCATTGTTCAGTGTCCGCTTGAGCTGAATCTTTTTCATATTGGCCAATCGCGTTGGACCCCCAGCGCCGGCCACTGCATCCGTCAAAAAAAGAGGCCTATCGGGCGGGATCAATACAAAGCCAGGGCCATTCACTTGTCCAAGAACATTAACTTTTCGTTCTGCGAACTCAAGAACCTGAAGATTTATTTGTGGGTTTACCAGATAGTCAGCGTCATAGAGTTTGAAAA contains the following coding sequences:
- a CDS encoding Hpt domain-containing protein, with protein sequence MIDTVMLADSNIPFIDDSQLTPIVGDDLDSAGPLLIELISLFEEENHPKLAEIREACGKRDLPALARHIHFVAGSSGNMGLQRLSMLCRSIEKRCHQGDQTLDLDEVFASVHSTFSNSLESFHARFTA
- a CDS encoding SpoIIE family protein phosphatase is translated as MALSVSESVSRGKRMILPATLEAIDPARDAFEDFLNDAGISHEDCHAWLLIFTEAIVNAIRHGSNLDPEKIVSISWNQEGDVVTVAIQDSGNGPPANRLNELELEDDGNPESTSGRGLFLIHHFCDRLEHWNGPQGYQQVLYKRHPGIPAPTDGSDQDGILEQALAEISLCYESLAAFYRLGDALIHSNTIASFIEKALKDLKHVVPADDYILSYSSALQQSIRDELNTIPGSQLSTDENDPECVREALKKELDIIWDAEDPERFRLENNDTSYQSGSCIPIRAGDTTLGALTWLRTESYMPFNAAQINTLRTFSDLFGIAIANANHAVVRSRENQALKELEIASTIQNTLLPTRVPDDYDASRLIVRRVSAREVSGDYAEALYSPNGSLHLVIVDVMGKGVSAAFLAVMIRTATRILLENDLSLTDLSQKLNRIVCSLVGEMTLFATVAVAKVDAISGRIDVINAGHSNVLLFPRDQGEPYGVSPSGPPMGIFDDSVYPVESFNRLDISSIILVTDGLFEWETNDEIWGWDAFYDFTLEHIDDEPDVFWTRIQTHISQYSSPQSLADDQTCIIWKNKKN
- a CDS encoding response regulator, with the protein product MEEQEKLTILVAEDDPVMAKLLEFNLMRESYSVVICRDGRDVLTRIESIRPALILLDYVMPGATGMDILNELRIREHLTNIPVLMVTGQGRETVKNSLLNAGARAVFTKPFSTIELLQEIRNQLATSPT
- a CDS encoding STAS domain-containing protein, which gives rise to MSTTQEYDFELGANGTLLDVHLSVPKFDAARVPVFQAQLEEAWENSIERVRIFMGDVAFIDSSGIGALLAVQKKIAEVNEAIELHTSQSNVISILELLRLQRVFHIISE
- a CDS encoding polysaccharide biosynthesis tyrosine autokinase translates to MTNIPPQYPQPNRPPEQGGSNRSSRDQSGYGYGYGYGYAQYGAQGPGYGYGGYGAGEKTPHRSIKDYLVMFRERIWYFIVTFALVLSSSILYTYNATPIYESIATVEILRDDPNALGNQAIDLDINEIRSAEDLNTQVGLLESIAIIEKVEQRMTPDERQRFLGPYQNSFMSGPVTPLSVLGDNREVTPFRLSLMVGISYRHPDQDMAARVANLFAEEFISYNLSRSIDTSMKAVEDLKVKAAQQRSEVERLRRELADFRERYNSVSLDSEENIAIQELVRINDLVVSAKSDYDRALTLWEQIQEYQKESQDLWEVTFIAQNQRVAELLSIVSANKIEISTLAKRYRDKNPKMIAAREALRESEVELDRALETAVREAFSAYEQTQNNYESAQQRLQAQETELIELSKLKVEYESLESDLRVQELFYQDLVARYSQESTQVNIKNPNARIVDRARPPVSPSSPKPLLNIALGLVGGGAAGLGLVFLLAFLDDKVKTAFDIEAVVGVPLVGIVPRIKRLDASEKPQAAAGNHDRHVTEAFRSIHSTLRLNEDSRDAQVIITTSTVPSEGKSFCSTNLALTYATHGEKVLLLDGDLRLPNVAKSLEMEVSHGIVTHFEQGDDLDKCIVKELYPNLDVLPAGAKAKNPTQILNSPRIEELFTDLRKQYTKIIVDTPPLAAVSDTLNLLGHADGLIYVIKFNTVKRRSAKMNVRRLLDSNTPVFGAILNNIGLNISSYYYSHYYDSAYSDYYVKIDEDQRGEILARNEQA
- a CDS encoding polysaccharide biosynthesis/export family protein, with the translated sequence MKISFTLFVVTLFTSSGLWGQRIGESRDQGSGGGSSVNYVIQPYDLLLFRVFQEPDMDSEVRVEADGSVRLPLIGDVSLFGRTLLDAQELLFKLYDADYLVNPQINLQVLEFAERKVNVLGQVNGPGFVLIPPDRPLFLTDAVAGAGGPTRLANMKKIQLKRTLNNGEVISRELNMERILSDPQSRDFPLEDGDTLFVPERVF